One genomic window of Megachile rotundata isolate GNS110a chromosome 12, iyMegRotu1, whole genome shotgun sequence includes the following:
- the Obp1 gene encoding odorant binding protein 1: protein MGTKGGLLLLAIVYLQTVLVRAAPDWIPPEIYDMIADDKSRCMSEHGTKQEEIDEVSAGVIKNEPSITCYMYCMLEAFSLVDDEAQLETEMMVGLLPESLQDKANNVLSKCTPTSGTDNCNKIFNLATCVQQSAPDVWFMV, encoded by the exons ATGGGTACCAAAGGGGGCTTGCTGTTACTCGCGATCGTGTACTTGCAGACGGTTCTCGTGCGTGCTGCG CCGGATTGGATACCACCAGAAATATACGACATGATTGCCGACGACAAGAGTCGATGCATGAGCGAACACGGTACCAAACAAG AGGAAATAGACGAGGTATCTGCAGGGGTCATCAAAAACGAACCGTCGATCACCTGCTACATGTACTGCATGCTCGAAGCGTTTAGTTTG GTGGACGATGAGGCACAATTAGAAACGGAAATGATGGTGGGTTTGTTGCCGGAAAGTCTTCAAGACAAGGCAAACAACGTGTTGAGCAAATGCACACCAACAT CTGGCACCGATAACTGCAATAAGATATTCAACTTAGCTACCTGCGTACAACAGTCAGCTCCGGAT GTATGGTTCATGGTTTAA